Proteins encoded by one window of Anoplopoma fimbria isolate UVic2021 breed Golden Eagle Sablefish chromosome 23, Afim_UVic_2022, whole genome shotgun sequence:
- the atp5f1c gene encoding ATP synthase subunit gamma, mitochondrial isoform X2, producing MFARTSALVFSPQCGQVRNMATLKDITIRLKSIKNIQKITKSMKMVAAAKYARAERQLKPARVYGTGALALYEKADIKSPEDKAAKHLIVGVTSDRGLCGAIHSNVAKAIKSEIASLTSVGKEVMVINVGDKLRGILHRTHGKHIILNCKEVGRKPPSFADASIVAAELLNCGYEFDQGSVIFNRFRSVISYKTDKKPIFSNETVTNAESMAVYDDIDADVMRNYQEFALVNILYLAMKESSTAEQSARMTAMDSASKNASEMIDKLTLTFNRTRQAVITKELIEIISGAAAL from the exons ATGTTCGCCAGGACCAGCGCGTTGGTGTTCTCCCCACAATG TGGGCAGGTCAGGAACATGGCTACCCTGAAGGACA tcaCCATTCGGTTGAAGTCCATCAAGAACATCCAGAAAATCACCAAGTCCATGAAAATGGTGGCGGCTGCCAAGTACGCTCGTGCTGAGAGGCAGCTGAAGCCAGCCAGAGTGTACGGCACCGGAGCTCTGG CCCTCTACGAGAAGGCCGACATCAAGTCGCCCGAGGACAAGGCCGCCAAGCATTTGATCGTCGGCGTGACTTCCGACCGTGGTCTCTGTGGCGCCATCCACTCCAATGTGGCCAAGGCCATCAAGAGCGAGATCGCCAGCCTGACCAGCGTTGGCAAGGAGGTCATGGTGATCAATGTGGGGGACAAGCTGAGAGGCATCCTGCACAG AACTCATGGAAAACACATCATTCTGAACTGTAAGGAAGTCGGCCGCAAGCCCCCCAGCTTCGCAGACGCTTCAATCGTCGCCGCCGAGCTGCTCAACTGTGGATATGAGTTTGACCAGGGCTCCGTCATCTTCAACAGATTCAG GTCTGTTATCTCATACAAGACGGACAAGAAGCCTATTTTTTCAAACGAGACCGTTACTAACGCAg AGAGCATGGCCGTCTATGATGACATTGATGCTGATGTGATGAGAAACTACCAGGAGTTTGCTCTGGTTAACATCCTCTACTTGGCCATGAAGGAGTCCTCCACCGCTGAGCAGAGTGCCAGGATGACTGCTATGGACAGCGCCAGCAAGAACGCCT CTGAGATGATTGACAAGCTGACCCTCACCTTCAACCGTACCAGACAGGCCGTCATCACCAAGGAGCTCATTGAGATCATctctggagctgctgctctgtAA
- the atp5f1c gene encoding ATP synthase subunit gamma, mitochondrial isoform X1: MFARTSALVFSPQCGQVRNMATLKDITIRLKSIKNIQKITKSMKMVAAAKYARAERQLKPARVYGTGALALYEKADIKSPEDKAAKHLIVGVTSDRGLCGAIHSNVAKAIKSEIASLTSVGKEVMVINVGDKLRGILHRTHGKHIILNCKEVGRKPPSFADASIVAAELLNCGYEFDQGSVIFNRFRSVISYKTDKKPIFSNETVTNAESMAVYDDIDADVMRNYQEFALVNILYLAMKESSTAEQSARMTAMDSASKNASEMIDKLTLTFNRTRQAVITKELIEIISGAAAL, from the exons ATGTTCGCCAGGACCAGCGCGTTGGTGTTCTCCCCACAATG TGGGCAGGTCAGGAACATGGCTACCCTGAAGGACA tcaCCATTCGGTTGAAGTCCATCAAGAACATCCAGAAAATCACCAAGTCCATGAAAATGGTGGCGGCTGCCAAGTACGCTCGTGCTGAGAGGCAGCTGAAGCCAGCCAGAGTGTACGGCACCGGAGCTCTGG CCCTCTACGAGAAGGCCGACATCAAGTCGCCCGAGGACAAGGCCGCCAAGCATTTGATCGTCGGCGTGACTTCCGACCGTGGTCTCTGTGGCGCCATCCACTCCAATGTGGCCAAGGCCATCAAGAGCGAGATCGCCAGCCTGACCAGCGTTGGCAAGGAGGTCATGGTGATCAATGTGGGGGACAAGCTGAGAGGCATCCTGCACAG AACTCATGGAAAACACATCATTCTGAACTGTAAGGAAGTCGGCCGCAAGCCCCCCAGCTTCGCAGACGCTTCAATCGTCGCCGCCGAGCTGCTCAACTGTGGATATGAGTTTGACCAGGGCTCCGTCATCTTCAACAGATTCAG GTCTGTTATCTCATACAAGACGGACAAGAAGCCTATTTTTTCAAACGAGACCGTTACTAACGCAg AGAGCATGGCCGTCTATGATGACATTGATGCTGATGTGATGAGAAACTACCAGGAGTTTGCTCTGGTTAACATCCTCTACTTGGCCATGAAGGAGTCCTCCACCGCTGAGCAGAGTGCCAGGATGACTGCTATGGACAGCGCCAGCAAGAACGCCT CTGAGATGATTGACAAGCTGACCCTCACCTTCAACCGTACCAGACAGGCCGTCATCACCAAGGAGCTCATTGAGATCATctctggagctgctgctct aTAA
- the itih2 gene encoding inter-alpha-trypsin inhibitor heavy chain H2 isoform X1: MRRLMLLLLGLLLLQQGRCFEFVIDGEWEEEWSEIRDHQERHKRAILTSEEQEDFEAIRGEDITVKSYKVESRITSRFSHTTVRSSVVNSGSNSQSIGFNVQIPKRAFITNFTMNVNGIIFVGSVKEKMVARNLYAQARARGKAAGIVRANSQDMETFKTEVHVPPGSNIEFELHYQEMMTRRLGSYEHSLYLQPGRLVPQFQVDVYIYEPKGISLVETVNTLGEQFAELIQVTQSKDKAHIVFKPNIQQQRKCDNCTGTAIDGVFLIKYDVTRDSNAGELQVSDGHFVHFFAPSKLSPLSKNIVFVIDVSGSMWGVKMKQTVAAMQAILDDLSIDDYFSIIDFNHNVRCWSEELVAGSSIQVSDAKRYIQNIKPNGGTNINEALMRAVQMLVRASNQGLIDPRSVSMIILVSDGDPTVGEIKLSTIQKNVKRVMREEFSLFSLGIGFDVDYDFLERIAMENRGMAQRIYANHDAAEQLRTFYSQVSSPLLRRIAIQFPEDTVSDVTQNSFDKYFSGSELVVAGKVLPSETNTLTSFTTASAARMDITLETEGDFTELDTELAKQQHSFTGFARQMWAYITVKQLISERSLAPTAAKKRKITQRIMALAVEHQFVTPLTALLVESEDASERLLADSPRDPKHGCCSGAGIGGGGGGGGGSLPMNVVYEPPPWVQMTTSAPPGEAREGPKEYVLPQKVTIVDNDPHFIIHLPRTNMDVCFNIDSTPGDILNLVSDSGTGLVVNGRLIGSKQAHKSKLKTYFGSISVYYQPNGVSVTVNTDSVAMTDGRSNHSFTWGATADITQDGVRISIVKNSHVTITINNDTQVMVLLHRVWKKHPINVDFLGVYIPNDNPYSPLVHGLIGQFSREPEVSVYDMHQGVDPLKKEATMMVKGNKLHVTRGWQKDYRRDKRRGSSVYCWFIHNSGKGFIDGHYTNYIVPNLNSFLPTL; encoded by the exons ATGAGGCGTCTGATGCTGCTCCTTCTGGGGCTTCTGCTCCTCCAACAGGGCCGCTGCTTTGAGTTTGTGATAGATGGAGAATGGGAGGAAGAATGG tCCGAAATACGGGATCATCAGGAGAGACACAAG agagcGATATTGACCAGCGAGGAGCAGGAAGACTTTGAG GCCATCCGTGGAGAAGACATCACCGTCAAGAGCTACAAGGTGGAGAGCCGCATCACGTCCCGCTTCTCCCACACCACCGTCAGGAGCTCGGTGGTCAACTCGGGCTCCAATTCGCAGAGCATCGGCTTCAACGTCCAGATCCCCAAGAGAGCTTTCATCACCAACTTCACCAT gAATGTGAACGGGATCATATTCGTGGGCTCGGTGAAGGAGAAGATGGTGGCCAGGAACCTGTACGCTCAGGCCAGAGCCAGAGGCAAGGCGGCGGGCATCGTCAG GGCGAACTCCCAGGACATGGAGACGTTTAAGACGGAGGTCCACGTTCCTCCCGGCAGCAACATCGAGTTTGAGCTCCACTACCAGGAGATGATGACCAGGAGGCTCGGATCCTACGAGCACTCGCTGTACCTGCAGCCCGGGAGGCTGGTGCCACAGTTCCAG GTGGACGTTTACATCTATGAGCCGAAGGGAATTTCCCTGGTAGAAACAGTAAACACACTCGGAGAGCAGTTTGCAGAGCTGATCCAGGTCACACAGTCCAAAGATAAG GCTCACATCGTCTTCAAGCCAAATatccagcagcagagaaagtGTGACAACTGCACCGGCACCGCTATCGACGGCGTCTTCCTCATCAAATATGACGTGACGAGAGACAGCAACGCTGGAGAACTGCAG GTCTCAGACGGACACTTTGTCCACTTCTTCGCTCCCTCCAagctctctcctctttctaaAAACATCGTGTTCGTCATTGACGTCAGTGGATCCATGTGGGGAGTCAAGATGAAGCAA ACAGTTGCGGCCATGCAGGCTATTTTGGACGACCTGTCCATAGATGATTACTTCAGCATCATCGACTTCAACCACAACGTGCGCTGCTGGAGCGAGGAGCTGGTCGCCGGATCCTCCATCCAGGTCTCAGACGCCAAGAGATACATCCAGAACATCAAACCCAACGGAG GTACCAACATCAACGAGGCTCTGATGAGAGCAGTCCAGATGTTGGTGAGGGCGTCCAATCAGGGGCTGATCGACCCTCGCTCCGTCTCCATGATCATCCTGGTGTCTGACGGAGACCCCACTGTGG GTGAGATCAAGCTGAGCACCATCCAGAAGAACGTGAAGCGGGTGATGAGGGAGGAGTTCTCTCTCTTCTCGCTGGGCATCGGCTTCGACGTGGACTACGACTTCCTGGAGCGGATCGCCATGGAGAACCGGGGCATGGCCCAGAGGATCTACGCCAACCACGACGCTGCAGAACAGCTACGG ACGTTCTACAGCcaggtctcctctcctctgctgagGAGGATCGCCATTCAGTTCCCAGAGGACACCGTGTCGGACGTCACCCAGAACAGCTTCGACAAATACTTCAGCGGCTCGGAGCTGGTGGTGGCCGGGAAGGTGCTGCCGTCCGAGACCAACACCCTGACCAGCTTCACCACCGCGTCAGCT GCCCGTATGGACATCACCCTGGAGACGGAGGGGGACTTCACGGAGCTGGACACGGAGCTGGCCAAGCAGCAGCACTCGTTCACGGGCTTCGCCAGACAAATGTGGGCCTACATCACCGTCAAACAGCTGATCTCTGAAAG GTCTCTGGCTCCCACCGCGGCCAAGAAGAGGAAGATCACCCAGCGGATCATGGCGCTGGCCGTGGAGCATCAGTTCGTCACTCCTCTCACCGCTCTGCTGGTGGAGAGCGAGGACGCCAGTGAGAGGCTGCTGGCAGACTCGCCAAGGGACCCCAAACACGGCTGCTGCTCAG GAGCAggaataggaggaggaggaggaggaggaggaggttcgCTTCCAATGAATGTGGTCTACGAGCCTCCACCCTGGGTCCAGATGACCACCTCCGCCCCCCCAGGAGAGGCTCGGGAGGGCCCCAAGGAGTATGTCCTGCCTCAAAAGGTCACCATAG TGGACAACGACCCTCACTTCATCATCCACCTGCCCAGAACAAACATGGACGTCTGCTTCAACATCGACTCCACACCCGGAGACATTCTCAACCTGGTGTCCGACAGTGGAACAG GCCTCGTGGTGAACGGTCGTCTGATCGGATCCAAGCAGGCGCACAAAAGCAAACTGAAAACCTACTTCGGCTCCATCTCAGTCTACTATCAACCCAACGGAGTCAGCGTGACCGTCAACACCGACAGCGTCGCCATGACCGACGGCCGGAGCAACCACTCCTTCACCTGGGGCGCCACGGCCGACATCACACAGGACGG TGTGAGGATCTCCATTGTGAAGAACTCCCATGTTACCATCACCATAAATAATGACACCCAGGTGATGGTGTTGCTTCACCGCGTGTGGAAGAAACATCCGATCAACGTGGACTTCCTCGGCGTCTACATTCCCAACGACAACCCGTACTCCCCTCTGGTCCACGGGCTCATAG GGCAGTTTTCCAGAGAGCCTGAGGTGAGCGTGTACGACATGCACCAGGGAGTCGACCCTCTGAAGAAGGAGGCCACCATGATGGTGAAGGGCAACAAGCTGCACGTTACCAG ggGTTGGCAGAAGGACTACAGGCGTGATAAGAGACGCGGCTCCAGCGTCTACTGCTGGTTCATACACAACAGCGGGAAGGGCTTCATCGATGGCCACTACACCAACTACATCGTCCCAAACCTGAACAGCTTCCTGCCGACGCTCTGA
- the itih2 gene encoding inter-alpha-trypsin inhibitor heavy chain H2 isoform X2, whose translation MRRLMLLLLGLLLLQQGRCFEFVIDGEWEEEWSEIRDHQERHKRAILTSEEQEDFEAIRGEDITVKSYKVESRITSRFSHTTVRSSVVNSGSNSQSIGFNVQIPKRAFITNFTMNVNGIIFVGSVKEKMVARNLYAQARARGKAAGIVRANSQDMETFKTEVHVPPGSNIEFELHYQEMMTRRLGSYEHSLYLQPGRLVPQFQVDVYIYEPKGISLVETVNTLGEQFAELIQVTQSKDKAHIVFKPNIQQQRKCDNCTGTAIDGVFLIKYDVTRDSNAGELQVSDGHFVHFFAPSKLSPLSKNIVFVIDVSGSMWGVKMKQTVAAMQAILDDLSIDDYFSIIDFNHNVRCWSEELVAGSSIQVSDAKRYIQNIKPNGGTNINEALMRAVQMLVRASNQGLIDPRSVSMIILVSDGDPTVGEIKLSTIQKNVKRVMREEFSLFSLGIGFDVDYDFLERIAMENRGMAQRIYANHDAAEQLRTFYSQVSSPLLRRIAIQFPEDTVSDVTQNSFDKYFSGSELVVAGKVLPSETNTLTSFTTASAARMDITLETEGDFTELDTELAKQQHSFTGFARQMWAYITVKQLISERSLAPTAAKKRKITQRIMALAVEHQFVTPLTALLVESEDASERLLADSPRDPKHGCCSGIGGGGGGGGGSLPMNVVYEPPPWVQMTTSAPPGEAREGPKEYVLPQKVTIVDNDPHFIIHLPRTNMDVCFNIDSTPGDILNLVSDSGTGLVVNGRLIGSKQAHKSKLKTYFGSISVYYQPNGVSVTVNTDSVAMTDGRSNHSFTWGATADITQDGVRISIVKNSHVTITINNDTQVMVLLHRVWKKHPINVDFLGVYIPNDNPYSPLVHGLIGQFSREPEVSVYDMHQGVDPLKKEATMMVKGNKLHVTRGWQKDYRRDKRRGSSVYCWFIHNSGKGFIDGHYTNYIVPNLNSFLPTL comes from the exons ATGAGGCGTCTGATGCTGCTCCTTCTGGGGCTTCTGCTCCTCCAACAGGGCCGCTGCTTTGAGTTTGTGATAGATGGAGAATGGGAGGAAGAATGG tCCGAAATACGGGATCATCAGGAGAGACACAAG agagcGATATTGACCAGCGAGGAGCAGGAAGACTTTGAG GCCATCCGTGGAGAAGACATCACCGTCAAGAGCTACAAGGTGGAGAGCCGCATCACGTCCCGCTTCTCCCACACCACCGTCAGGAGCTCGGTGGTCAACTCGGGCTCCAATTCGCAGAGCATCGGCTTCAACGTCCAGATCCCCAAGAGAGCTTTCATCACCAACTTCACCAT gAATGTGAACGGGATCATATTCGTGGGCTCGGTGAAGGAGAAGATGGTGGCCAGGAACCTGTACGCTCAGGCCAGAGCCAGAGGCAAGGCGGCGGGCATCGTCAG GGCGAACTCCCAGGACATGGAGACGTTTAAGACGGAGGTCCACGTTCCTCCCGGCAGCAACATCGAGTTTGAGCTCCACTACCAGGAGATGATGACCAGGAGGCTCGGATCCTACGAGCACTCGCTGTACCTGCAGCCCGGGAGGCTGGTGCCACAGTTCCAG GTGGACGTTTACATCTATGAGCCGAAGGGAATTTCCCTGGTAGAAACAGTAAACACACTCGGAGAGCAGTTTGCAGAGCTGATCCAGGTCACACAGTCCAAAGATAAG GCTCACATCGTCTTCAAGCCAAATatccagcagcagagaaagtGTGACAACTGCACCGGCACCGCTATCGACGGCGTCTTCCTCATCAAATATGACGTGACGAGAGACAGCAACGCTGGAGAACTGCAG GTCTCAGACGGACACTTTGTCCACTTCTTCGCTCCCTCCAagctctctcctctttctaaAAACATCGTGTTCGTCATTGACGTCAGTGGATCCATGTGGGGAGTCAAGATGAAGCAA ACAGTTGCGGCCATGCAGGCTATTTTGGACGACCTGTCCATAGATGATTACTTCAGCATCATCGACTTCAACCACAACGTGCGCTGCTGGAGCGAGGAGCTGGTCGCCGGATCCTCCATCCAGGTCTCAGACGCCAAGAGATACATCCAGAACATCAAACCCAACGGAG GTACCAACATCAACGAGGCTCTGATGAGAGCAGTCCAGATGTTGGTGAGGGCGTCCAATCAGGGGCTGATCGACCCTCGCTCCGTCTCCATGATCATCCTGGTGTCTGACGGAGACCCCACTGTGG GTGAGATCAAGCTGAGCACCATCCAGAAGAACGTGAAGCGGGTGATGAGGGAGGAGTTCTCTCTCTTCTCGCTGGGCATCGGCTTCGACGTGGACTACGACTTCCTGGAGCGGATCGCCATGGAGAACCGGGGCATGGCCCAGAGGATCTACGCCAACCACGACGCTGCAGAACAGCTACGG ACGTTCTACAGCcaggtctcctctcctctgctgagGAGGATCGCCATTCAGTTCCCAGAGGACACCGTGTCGGACGTCACCCAGAACAGCTTCGACAAATACTTCAGCGGCTCGGAGCTGGTGGTGGCCGGGAAGGTGCTGCCGTCCGAGACCAACACCCTGACCAGCTTCACCACCGCGTCAGCT GCCCGTATGGACATCACCCTGGAGACGGAGGGGGACTTCACGGAGCTGGACACGGAGCTGGCCAAGCAGCAGCACTCGTTCACGGGCTTCGCCAGACAAATGTGGGCCTACATCACCGTCAAACAGCTGATCTCTGAAAG GTCTCTGGCTCCCACCGCGGCCAAGAAGAGGAAGATCACCCAGCGGATCATGGCGCTGGCCGTGGAGCATCAGTTCGTCACTCCTCTCACCGCTCTGCTGGTGGAGAGCGAGGACGCCAGTGAGAGGCTGCTGGCAGACTCGCCAAGGGACCCCAAACACGGCTGCTGCTCAG gaataggaggaggaggaggaggaggaggaggttcgCTTCCAATGAATGTGGTCTACGAGCCTCCACCCTGGGTCCAGATGACCACCTCCGCCCCCCCAGGAGAGGCTCGGGAGGGCCCCAAGGAGTATGTCCTGCCTCAAAAGGTCACCATAG TGGACAACGACCCTCACTTCATCATCCACCTGCCCAGAACAAACATGGACGTCTGCTTCAACATCGACTCCACACCCGGAGACATTCTCAACCTGGTGTCCGACAGTGGAACAG GCCTCGTGGTGAACGGTCGTCTGATCGGATCCAAGCAGGCGCACAAAAGCAAACTGAAAACCTACTTCGGCTCCATCTCAGTCTACTATCAACCCAACGGAGTCAGCGTGACCGTCAACACCGACAGCGTCGCCATGACCGACGGCCGGAGCAACCACTCCTTCACCTGGGGCGCCACGGCCGACATCACACAGGACGG TGTGAGGATCTCCATTGTGAAGAACTCCCATGTTACCATCACCATAAATAATGACACCCAGGTGATGGTGTTGCTTCACCGCGTGTGGAAGAAACATCCGATCAACGTGGACTTCCTCGGCGTCTACATTCCCAACGACAACCCGTACTCCCCTCTGGTCCACGGGCTCATAG GGCAGTTTTCCAGAGAGCCTGAGGTGAGCGTGTACGACATGCACCAGGGAGTCGACCCTCTGAAGAAGGAGGCCACCATGATGGTGAAGGGCAACAAGCTGCACGTTACCAG ggGTTGGCAGAAGGACTACAGGCGTGATAAGAGACGCGGCTCCAGCGTCTACTGCTGGTTCATACACAACAGCGGGAAGGGCTTCATCGATGGCCACTACACCAACTACATCGTCCCAAACCTGAACAGCTTCCTGCCGACGCTCTGA
- the kin gene encoding DNA/RNA-binding protein KIN17: MGKADFLSPKAIANRIKSKGLQKLRWYCQMCQKQCRDENGFKCHCMSESHQRQLLLASEDPNKFMDYFSDEFKSDFLELLSRRFGTKRVHNNIIYNEYISHREHVHMNSTQWETLTDFTKWLGREGLAKVDETPKGWYVQYIDRDPETIRRQEEQARKKKQDLDDEERSARFIEEQVRRGRDGKEIEETPVFTELKRESEEEKVAFNLGASSSVAGPSKSSSALGASALKAAAAASSTKRKDTSSETRSEKKKKSALEEIMEMEEKKRKKQSVRTDYWLQPNIVVKVVTKRLGEKYHKKKAVITEVRDKYGAVVKMIDSGDKLKLDQNHVETVIPAPGKRVLILNGPHRDTEALLEGIDEKNFSATLTLESGQQKGNRVNVAYEDFSKLA; the protein is encoded by the exons ATGGGGAAAGCGGATTTTCTCTCCCCTAAGGCGATAGCCAACCGGATCAAATCAAAAGGCCTGCAGAAGCTGAGGTGGTATTGTCAAATGTGCCAGAAACAATGCCGAGATGAG AATGGCTTCAAATGCCACTGCATGTCTGAGTCCCACCAGAGGCAGCTGCTCCTGGCTTCAGAGGACCCCAACAAGTTCATGGACTACTTCTCTGA TGAGTTCAAAAGCGACTTCCTGGAGCTGCTCAGCCGACGGTTCG GAACCAAGAGAGTGCACAACAACATCATTTACAATGAATACATCAGCCACAGAGAGCACGTGCACATGAACTCCACACAGTGGGAGACCCTCACCGACTTCACCAAGTGGCTGGGCAGAGAAG GTTTAGCCAAGGTGGACGAGACCCCTAAAGGCTGGTACGTCCAGTACATCGACCGCGACCCCGAGACCATCCGCCGCCAAGAGGAGCAGGcgaggaagaagaagcaggaCCTGGACGACGAGGAGAGGAGCGCCAGGTTCATCGAGGAGCAGGTCCGCAGAGGCCGCGACGGCAAGGAGATAGAG gaaaCTCCAGTTTTCACCGAGCTGAAACGTgagagtgaagaagaaaaag TTGCTTTCAACCTGGGCGCCTCTTCATCTGTTGCTGGTCCTTCCAAATCAAG TTCTGCTCTGGGTGCTAGTGCcctgaaagcagcagcagcagcgtcctCCACCAAGAGGAAAGACACCAGCTCAGAAACCAGAAgcgagaagaagaagaagtctgcTCTGGAGGAGATCATGGAG atggaggagaagaagaggaagaagcagtCGGTCAGAACGGATTACTGGCTGCAGCCCAACATCGTGGTCAAAGTTGTCACCAAGAGACTGGGAGAGAAGTACCACAAGAAGAAGGCCGTCAtcacg gAGGTGCGAGATAAATACGGAGCCGTTGTGAAGATGATCGACTCCGGAGACAAACTGAAACTGGACCAGAATCATGTGGAGACGGTCATACCTGCACCAG GTAAACGTGTTTTGATCCTGAACGGTCCGCACAGAGACACGGAGGCTCTGCTGGAGGGAATCGACGAGAAGAACTTCAGCGCAACACTCACACTCGAGTCT GGTCAACAGAAGGGGAACAGAGTGAACGTGGCCTACGAGGATTTCTCCAAACTGGCCTGA